Within the Devosia lucknowensis genome, the region CTGCGTAATGGCCCCGTCGATCACATAGTCTGAACCACGGATCGAGCCCTTGGTCACCGGACGGAAGTCCACGGTCTGGTTGCCCACCGTGCTCTGGCCGCCATCACCCAGGATCTGCTCGCGAGCGCGGGCAATTTCCCACTCGGTCACCACGGTGTTGCTGCGGTTGACCTGGGCTATGCCCGCCTTCTGCAACGCTGTCACCAGCATGGCGGCGGCGTCACGCGGAACGAACCCGCCCTCTTCCGAGGTAAACTTCTGCGTTTGGTCGGTCACCGTATGCACGGCCATCACGATGCCCGAATGGCGCACTTCGCTCGATTTGCTCAGGCAAACCAGCGCCTCGTCGGCGGGCGTCGCCGTGGCGATCGGCACCGGGCCGTGAAAGGCTGGCTCGGGCTTGCTCATCGGGCTCAGAGACGTGCACCCGGCCAGGGCCAGGGCGAAGGCGGAAACCGCGAAAAGTTTCAGCATCCGTACATGCCCCCGGTAATGTTGAAGCTTGAGCTCGAGCAATCGCGCGACTGCGTTTGCGCGCCGCTATTGGTCTGGTTGATGGTGACGGTATTGTTCGAGCCGCTGATGTTGATCGAGCTCGAATTGCCGGTCTGGCCAGTGCCGCCGCCGCCACCGCCGACACCGCCGCCACCGAGCAGGCCAAGCAGCTCGAGACGGGAGCGCTCCACCGTCAGGTTGACGGAGCGCTGGCTGTCGGTACGGAACTGGTAGGGACGCCCTTCGCCCAGGCCATTGGCCATTGCGGGCGACGCAATGGCGCAAACCGCCACGAGCGCCAGAGCCAATTTGGAAAGTCGTGTCATGCTGGCCTCCTCGCCACGAGCCGACAGGCTCTCAGAACTCCAGGCAGTTCTCGGAACTGCACCAGGGAGCTCGGGAAATTTCGGGAGCAGCGGGCCATTCCTCTGGTTTGCTGCTGTTGTAGTTTTGAAGCTGCACGCCATAGGCATTGAAGCTGGCGTCGAGCTTGTCGCGGCACAGCGAAGCGGCCTGCGAACCGATGAACCGGTTGAGGCTTGCCTGCGTCTCGGTATCCACGAGCGAAGGCAGCGTCTGGTTGATGCTGGCGAAGAACTCCACCACGCTTTCGGTGCGGCTTGCCGGGCTGTTGGCGACAAAGGGTTCGCAGGTCACCGCCGCGGCGCGCAGGCCAATCAGCGAAGTCAGAAACGGCGACGGATCGTAGTCGCTGGACTCTTGGGCCGATGCAATGCTGGTCGTCGCCAGGATCGCCGCGAGGACGAATATTTGTCTATACGGGCGCACGATTCTGCCAGCCTCCCAACCTGGATTGAACATCGCGGACCCCCTCAGCAAAGTCCATAGATTTTAAGCAACACCTTGACTTTGTTTCGCAAAACCAAACGTCCACAATAGTTTATCGACGACAACGTGATCTTGGCCCGACCTCATCAGGGCCTTTTCGGGCAAATTTTCGCGCCGGATTGGCAGTTGTCGGCGCGCGCTGCGCAAGACAAGGCAAACCCATCTCTGTCTATCAACTAGTGTTTAACTCTTTGTTTACGACGATGCGCTTGGCCGTCCCAAACACTCGCGACGGGGCCGCGGACGCCACCTTTTTGTCACGCCCCCTTGAGTAGCGAACGGCGGCGGGGCTATGGCAGACAGGGCGCACAGATGCCGTGGCCGTTCAGGGTCGACATTTCGGAGAACCACACTTGCCCTTCCCCAATATCGACCCCATCGCCTTCGCCATCGGTCCGGTCGCCATCCGCTGGTATGCGCTGGCCTACCTGTTCGGGGTCTTGCTGGGCGCCGCTTACGGCTACCTCTTGCTTGCCAACCAGCGCCTTTGGCACCGCGGCAATCCGCCTTTCCCCGCCAAGGACATCTGGGACTTCGCCTTCTGGGCCATGCTCGCCATCGTCATCGGCGGACGTGCGGGCTATGTCCTTTTCTACAACCTGCCCTTCTATCTCGCGAACCCGACGCAGATCATCAACACGCTCGATGGCGGCATGTCCTATCACGGCGGCATGCTCGGCCTGATGCTGGCCGCTATCCTGTTCACCCGTTCGAAGGGCGGCAACTGGCTGTCCTCGCTCGATCTCATCGCGGCGGTGGCCACGATCGGCATCTTCCTCGGCCGCATCGCCAACTTCATCAATTCCGAACTCTACGGCGCGCCCACGACCGCTCCCTGGGGCGTCATCTTTCCCACCGATCCGCTGCAGGTCGCCCGCCATCCCAGCCAGCTCTACGAAGCCGCTCTGGAAGGCATCGTTCTGTTCCTCGTCATTCGCGTCGCCACGCATGTCTTCTATGCGCTGCGCAAGCCGGGCCTCGTGGCCGGCATTTTCGCCATTGGATATGCCCTGTCGCGCATCGCCGTGGAATTTGTCCGCCTGCCCGACGAACAGCTCGGTTACCTCTATCTCGGCTGGGTCACCATGGGTCAGCTCCTCAGCCTCCCCATCCTCGTCGGCGGCCTTGTCCTCGTCGTCTATGCCGCAACGCGTCGCGACAATCCGCTGCGCCCCTGAAATGCTGACAGTCTGTTAGCAAATTGCCCGTGAGAGGCGAAAAATGAGCCAGACTTTGACACTCGAAGAGCAGATCGAGCTGCAAATCCGCACATCCGGGCCAATGTCGGTAGCGACCTATATGGGCCTCTGCCTCACCCATCCCAGCAAGGGTTACTACCGCACCGGCGAACCCATCGGCACCGCTGGCGACTTCATCACCGCGCCCGAAATTTCGCAGATGTTTGGGGAACTTATCGGATTCTGGCTAGTCAATCTCTGGCAACAGATGAGCGAGCCGAAGGCCTTTACCTTGCTCGAACTCGGCCCCGGCCGGGGCACCCTGATGGCCGATATCCTGCGCGTCGCCTGCCGCGCGCCCGGATTCCGGGACGCCCTTAACCTCCGCCTCTTCGAAACCAGCCCTCCCCTTATGGCCGAACAGGCCGCAAGGCTCGAGGTTTACGAACCCAAGTGGTTGCAAAACTTTGAGAATTTCGAAGGGGGTCCTGCTCTGGTCGTTGCCAACGAATTCTTCGACGCCCTTCCCATCCGGCAGTTTATCCGCAAGCCAGATGGTTGGCACGAGCGTCAGGTCGGCCTGGTCGATGGCAAGCGCGCCTTCGGCCTGTCACCCACCCCGATCCCGGCCAGCGCCATGCCTGAGGCGGTCGCCGACGCCGAACCCGACACCCTGTTCGAAGTGTCTTTCGGAGCTGCCGAGGTCATGCGTCAGCTAGCAAAAGTCATTTCCAAACAAGGCGGTAGTATCCTCGCAATCGACTATGGCTACGTCCGAACCCAGACCGGCGACACCCTTCAGGCCGTCCGCCGTCACGCCTATGCCGACGTGCTCGACGCGCCGGGGGAAACCGATCTTTCCGCCCATGTCGATTTCGGCGCCCTGAGCACTGTTGCCCGCTCCGCTGGCCTTGCGACCCAACCCCTTGTTACGCAGGGACAATTCCTGTCGCGTCTTGGCATCGGCGAACGAGCCTCCGCCCTGTCTCGCTCCAATCCTGGATCTGCTGACGACATCCGGACTGCCCTCAGCCGCCTGACGGCAGACGACCAGATGGGCACTCTGTTCAAGGTCCTGTGCGCCCACAGCCCCGGCCTCATGCCGCCAGGATTTGTCGCATGATCCCTTTTGAAACAGCCCCGTCCCTCGCCGCCCAGACATCCATCCGCCACGGCTTCTTCGGCCGTGCAGGCGGCAGGTCGCAGGTGGATTTTGCTGGTCTCAACGTCTCCACATCCGTCGGAGACGATCCAGAAACAGTTGAAAACAATCGCCTTTTGGTGTCCGGCGCACTGAACGTCGGTCCGCTGGCCATCCTCAGGCAGACCCATTCCACGCGCGTTGCGACCATCGTGGAACCCATCGAGCCCGGCAGCATCGACGCCGATGCCCTCGTCAGTGCCACGCCTGGCCTTGCGCTCGGGATCCTGACCGCCGATTGCACCCCCATCCTGTTTTTCGATCCGCAGGCGGGGGTCATTGGTGCAGCCCATGCCGGTTGGCGCGGCGCCGTTGACGGGATCATAGAAGAGACCGTATCCGCGATGGTCACCCTCGGTGCGCACCGTGACGCGATCATCGCGGCCTTCGGCCCCACGATCCATGCCGCCAATTATGAGGTGGGCGACAGCTTCCGGCGTGACTTCCTGACCTTACACCCCGATGGCGCCGGCCACTTCCACACGCCGCCCGAGGGGGCACCGCATTTCGACCTCCCTGGCTTCGTGGCCAAACAACTCCGCGCTGCTGGAGTCGCGACGGTGGAGCAAGTGGGCGCCTGTACCTACGCCCATCCCGACCGCTATTTTTCCCACCGCTATGCGACGCACAGGCAGACGCGGACAGGACGTCAGATTTCCGTCATCGGACTGACATGAGGTTTATTTACCCCTTCGCCCAAAGTGGCGTTGTCAGGCTCGACTCGACCCGCTAAAGCTGCCCGCGAAACTGATGGCCCTCACCTCCGGGGCCGGTTGAGACAGGATCGCGCCTTATGAAGCTGGTGACCGGCAACTCCAACCGCCCGCTGGCTCAGGCTGTCGCCAGCTATCTCGAACTGCCCCTGACGGATTGTACGGTCAAGCGCTTCGCCGACAATGAGGTCTATGTCGAGGTGCACGAGAACGTCCGCGGCGAGGACGTTTTCATCCTCCAGTCGACCAGCTACCCGGCCAACGACAATCTGATGGAACTGCTCATCATCACCGATGCGCTCCGCCGTTCCTCCGCTCGCCGCATCACGGCCGTTCTCCCCTACTTCGGCTATGCCCGCCAGGATCGGAAATCGGCGTCACGCACCCCGATTTCCGCCAAGCTGGTGTCCAATCTCATCACCGAAGCGGGCGCAAACCGTGTGCTCACGCTCGACCTGCATGCCGCGCAGATCCAGGGTTTCTTTGACATTCCGACCGACAACCTGACTGCCGCGCCGGTCATGGTGCGCGATATCCGCGACAATTACGAAGTCAGTAACGTGATGATCGTTTCGCCCGACGTCGGCGGTGTGGTGCGCGCACGAAATGTGGCAAGCCGCATCGGCGCGAGCCTCGCGATCGTCGACAAGCGTCGCCCGCGGGCCGGCGTCTCCGAGGTGATGAACATCATCGGTGATGTCGAGGGCCAGACCTGCATCCTGATCGACGACATCGTCGACTCTGGTGGCACCCTGGTAAACGCTGCCGAGGCGCTGCTGAACGCCGGCGCAAAGGCCGTTTCCGCCTACATTACGCACGGCGTGCTGTCCCAGGGCGCATCCGAGCGCGTCGCCGCATCCAAGCTCAAGGAACTGGTGGTCACCGACTCGATCGCCGAAACCGATGCCACGCGCGCTGCCGGCAATATCCGCCGCATGTCGATCGCGCCGCTCATCGGCGAAGCGATTGCCCGCACGGCAAGCGAGCAGAGTGTTTCCAGCCTACTTGACTAGGGCCACGAGGGCTCCAGGCGCCCTTGCGAGGCCGCCCGAGGATTGAGCCTACAATCCATGCCCTGGAGTGCGGGAATCCCTTGCCCGCCGGTGGTCTTTCCTCTATAGCCCGGCGCATGAAGCGCTCGTCACCCCTGGAGGACGGGCGCGTATGTTGTTGTGATGACGCATACACCAACCCAATGGATGCTTTCCATGGCTGAGAATAAGGTGCTCAAGGCACAGGCGCGTGACGGAGTGGGCAAGGGGGCCGCTCGCGAAGCTCGTCGTCAGGGACTCGTTCCCGCAGTTATCTATGGTGACAAGAAGCCCCCCGTCACCGTTTCCGTGGCCTACAAGGACGCGCTGAAGTTCATCTACGCCGGTGGCTTCAAGTCGCACGTGCTCGACCTCGACGTCGACGGCACCGTCCACAAGGTCATCCCGCGTGACTACCAGCTCGATGTCGTCATGGATCAGCCGATCCACATCGACTTCCTGCGCGTGTCCAAGGGCGCCAAGATCAACGTTCAGGTTCCGGTGCACTTCGAGAACGAAGAGCAGAGCCCCGGCCTGAAGCGTGGCGGTACCCTCAACATCGTGCACCACACGCTCGACCTCACCGTTTCGGCCGACAACATCCCCGAATTCGTGAGTGTTGACCTGACCGGTCTCGATATCGGCGATACCGTCCATATCTCCAACATCAAGCTGCCCAAGGGCACTGCTGACCACAGCCACGAAGACGACGTGACGATCGCCACGATTGTTGCTCCTTCGGCTCTGAAGTCCAGCGGTGGCGACGAGGCCGCTGACGACGAAGGCGAAGGCGAAGCAACCGCCGAGTAATCGTCGGAGCTTCCAAGCGTTGAGGGCGGCCTCCGGGCCGCCCTTTTCATTTGCCCCATTGATGCGTTATGCCCTCTTGGAACGCGATCAAACAGAGACTTGGATCAAGAACGAGCGCGCCATGAAACTCCTCGTCGGCCTGGGCAATCCGGGCGGCCAATACGAAGGCAATCGGCACAATATCGGCTTCATGGCCATTGACGCCATCGCCCGCGCAAACGGCATTGCCAGCTGGAAATCCAAGAACTCCGGCCTCCTTGCCGAAGGCACGATCGGTTCCGAACGCGTCCTCCTGCTCAAGCCACAAACCTTCATGAATAAGTCTGGCGACAGTGTGCAGAAGGTCGCGAGCTTCTACAAAATCCCACCGGCCGACATCGTTGTGTTCTACGACGAGCTCGACCTCGCCCCGGGCAAGGTCCGCGTTAAAATCGGTGGGGGCAATGGCGGCCACAACGGCCTTCGGTCCATCGATCCCCAGATCGGTCTCGACTACAAGCGCGTCCGGCTCGGTATCGGCCATCCCGGCAAGGAAAACGTCACCCACCACGTTCTGGGTGATTTCGCCAAGGCCGACAGGACTTGGCTCGACCCCCTGCTCGACGAAATCGCCCGTCAAACGCCACTGCTGCTCAAGGGCGACGACAGCGGCTTCATGAACAAACTGGCGCTTGCCGTAAAGGGCGATGAGCCCGCAAAGCCGGAAAGGCCAGCACCAGCAGCACAGAGCCATATCCGGCAGGCACGCTCATCCAAGCCGCAGGCCGAAGTCCCCAAATCCGGCCCGATGGCCGACATGCTGAACAAGCTGTTCGGTAAGGGCGAGTAACCCTTCTGACCCCGCGCGTTACAGCGCCGTCTGATACTGCGCAGTCAGCGACGAAATAAACGTCCTGGTGCGCTCATCCGACGGGCTGCCGAAAACCTGCCTCGCCTCGCCTGCCTCGACGACTTCGCCGTTGGCCAGGAACACCACGTTCGATGCGATGGACGCCGCCAGCCGCAGGTCGTGCGTCGCCATCAGCATTGTCGTGCCTTCCCGCGCCAATTGCGCCAGCACTTCGACGACTTCGCCGGCCAGTTGCGGATCGAGCGCCGACGTCGGTTCGTCGCAAAGCAACACTTCCGGAGAGGTCGCCAGCGCACGAGCGATGGCGACGCGCTGCTGCTGGCCACCCGACAGGCTTGCCGGCCACGCTTCTGCCTTGACGGTCATGCCGACTTTTTCGAGCAGCTCCATGGCGCGGGCGCGAGCCCTTTCGCGTGGCCACCCCTGCACCGTCACCAGCCCTTCCATGACATTTTCGACGGCCGTCAGGTGCGGAAACAGCTGAAAATTCTGGAACACCATTCCCGTCTTGCGGCGCAACCGGAGGATCTCGTCGCGGCCGGGCTTTCGACCTGCCGCCAAAGTAACCGCTGCGTCGCCGATCTGGATGGTACCCGATTGCGGGACTTCGAGCATGTTGGTGCAGCGCAGCAGCGTGCTCTTGCCGCTACCGGAAGCGCCGATCAGTGCGGTGACGCCGCCGGCAGGCACAGTCACGCTGACGCCCTTGAGAACGTGGTTCTCGCCGAAGTATTTTTGAATGTTCTGAAGCTCGATCATGACGCCGCCTCGATCGTACCGCCATACCGAGACAGACGCTTTTCAAGCCGGCCCTGCAGGCTCGACAACACCGAACTCACCACCAGGTATATGAGCGCCACCTCGACATAAAGGATCAGCGGCTCGTAAGTCGTCGCCACGATCCGCTGCCCCGCACGAAAAAGCTCCGGCACGGTGATCGCCGCCGCCAGGGACGTATCCTTGACGAGGGAAATGAAAGTGTTGGACAGCGGCGGAACGGCAATACGCGTGGCCTGCGGCAGGACAGTGCGCCGCATGGCCTGCTGCCAGGTCATGCCGATCGAATAAGCCGCTTCCCACTGTCCCTTGGGCACGGCCAGCAGCACGGCACGAATGATTTCGGACGTATAGGCGCCGACGTTGAGCGTGAACCCGATCAGGGCCGCAGGAAAGGCGTCGAGGACGATACCGACGCTCGGCAGCCCGTAAAAGATCAGGAATAACTGTACGAGAAGCGGCGTACCACGGATGATCCAGACGTAGAAGCGGACAACCCAAGCCAGGGGCGCCGGCGCGAACAGGCGGATAACCGCCGCGAGAAACCCGACCATCAGCCCGAGGACGAAGCTCAGCAGCGTCAACGGCACGGTGAATTGGATGCATGCCCAAAGAAGCGAGGGCAGCGAGTCGAGCATCAGGGACAGCCAATGCGGCATGGGCACACTCATGAAATAAGGGACCGGCCGGTTTCGGCCGATCCCTTGCTACTCTATGCGTTTGGATCGCTTACGGGGAGACGTCTTCGCCGAAGTACTTCTGGGAAATCTCGGCATAGGTGCCGTCGGCCTTGATGGCTTCCAGCGCCTCGTTGATCGCGGCGAGAAGTTCAGGCTTGCCCTTTGCGAGGATCACGCCGGAGAAATCGGCATCTTCGGCAGTGGCGACAACCTTCACCGGCGCATCCGGCTGCTGGGTCTTGAAGTCGTAGAACGACAGGCTGTCATTGATGGTGGCGTCCGCACGACCCTGGATCACCAGCGCGATCGACTGATCGAAGCCTTCCGTGCCGACGAGCTCGGCGCCAAAGCTCTCGGCCAGCTTGCCGAAGTTGGAGGTGAGAGACTGCGCCGACTTCTTGCCGGCAAGGCTTTCGAAGCTGGTGATGTCGGTATTGTCGTCCTTGACGATGAGCGCGGCCTTCGAGGCGATATAGGGCTCGGAGAAGTCGTACTTGGCCTGGCGCTCTTCGTTGATGCCGACCTGATTGATCACCACGTCATAACGGTTCGCGTCGATACCGGCGATGAGCCCATCCCAGGGACCTTCGACGAATTCGGGCTGCACACCGATATGTTCGGCGATCGCCCGGCCGATTTCCACGTCGAAGCCCACGAGAGCGCCGCTCGCATCGTGGAAGGTGAAGGGCGCGTAGGTGCCTTCGGTGCCGATGCGCAGGACGCCGGCGGCTTTGACGTCATCGAGCGCGTTCTGTGCGAAGGCCGGTGCAGCCAGCGACAGCATGCCAGCAGCGAGAAGCAGGGTCGTGAGCTTCATGGATCGTATCCTTGTTTAGTGGGCGCCTCGACGGCCCCATCCTTGAGCGCGAAACTGCACCCGCCGCCCCGTGGTGGCAACAGATTGGAGGAATATTTTTCTAACGGCCCACCGGGGATGATGGCGTGCTCTTCGCGATGCCCGCCAGAGCCTGCCTTTGCCGCAAATTGCGCCAGGGCAGACGGAAATCGCCCGATGCGTTCGCCGTCAGCCGGTATCGATCCGCGTTTTTCCCAATCCATCCTGCAGCCAACGCTTTACCATCGCGGCGCAACGTCCTCTCCGGGAGGACATGATGCGGGACCGGTATTACAGATTATTGCCCGGTAGCGAGCTACCGGTTCAGGCCGCGCTCGTGCGCATCCGTGCAACCCCGGCCGGTGTGGCGGCCCGCATCGAGGGCGATCTCGAAAATGAAGAAGCGGCGCCGGACCTGATGCTGTTTCGCGCCGCGCTGGCCCGTATCCGATACGGACTCGTTGGAATATTCGTCGTGTTGGACGACGGGGTCGAGTGGAACATGGATTGGGGCGATCTCGTCGACTATCGCGGTGGACGCAACATGGAAAAACCGGCGCCCTCTCGGACACCGGTTTTTGCAATGCAATTGGATCTGTTCAGCGCCTGGGACTACACGTTGAACTTGAACAGCATGACATCGCCGTCCTTGACGACATAATCTTTGCCTTCGTCCCGTGCCTTGCCCGCTTCCTTTGCGGGCACTTCCCCACCCAAGGTGACGAAATCGTCGTAGCCGATCGTCTGGGCGCGGATGAAGCCACGCTCGAAATCGGTGTGGATGACGCCGGCGGCCTGGGGAGCCTTGTCGCCACGATGGATGGTCCAGGCCCGCGTTTCCTTGGGGCCGACGGTAAAATAAGTCTGCAGGTGCAGGAGATCGTATGCGGCCCGGATCAGGCGATTGAGGCCCGGCTGCTCGAGGCCGAGCGAACCGAGATATTCGGCCTGCTCTTCGTCGGAAAGCTGTGCCAGCTGGCTTTCGATCTCCGCGGAAATGATCACCATGCCGGCTTCGTTGGCCTTGGCGTACTCGGCCACCTTCTCCGAGAGGGCATTGCCGGTCGCAGCGGAGCCTTCGTCGACATTGCACACGTAGAGCACCGGTTTGCTGGTCAGCAATTGCAGTTCGGTGAATGCCTTCTCTTCTTCGGGATCACGCTGCACGAAGCGGGCCGACTTGCCATCGCGCAGGACCGCCAGCGAGCGGTCGATAAGCTCCAGCGTCAGCTTGGCCTCCTTGTCATTGCCCTTGGCCTTCTTTTCCACGCCAGCGCGACGCTTTTCGAGGCTTTCCAGATCGGCGAGCATCAGCTCGGTTTCGACCACTTCGGCATCGGCCAGCGGATCGACCCGATTGGAGACATGGATGACATTGCT harbors:
- the pth gene encoding aminoacyl-tRNA hydrolase, with amino-acid sequence MKLLVGLGNPGGQYEGNRHNIGFMAIDAIARANGIASWKSKNSGLLAEGTIGSERVLLLKPQTFMNKSGDSVQKVASFYKIPPADIVVFYDELDLAPGKVRVKIGGGNGGHNGLRSIDPQIGLDYKRVRLGIGHPGKENVTHHVLGDFAKADRTWLDPLLDEIARQTPLLLKGDDSGFMNKLALAVKGDEPAKPERPAPAAQSHIRQARSSKPQAEVPKSGPMADMLNKLFGKGE
- a CDS encoding CsgG/HfaB family protein — encoded protein: MLKLFAVSAFALALAGCTSLSPMSKPEPAFHGPVPIATATPADEALVCLSKSSEVRHSGIVMAVHTVTDQTQKFTSEEGGFVPRDAAAMLVTALQKAGIAQVNRSNTVVTEWEIARAREQILGDGGQSTVGNQTVDFRPVTKGSIRGSDYVIDGAITQLDFNTFSGGGEATVGGIGGGARVFALTAAADIRVTNTQSTRIVRAGSYAKQAVGTEVYASVFRFFSNEMFDIKIGEKSQEGLHAGVRWLMAEAAYDIVSSLVHHNGSCDKYLPTATQELRAEQGAALAAITPN
- a CDS encoding 50S ribosomal protein L25/general stress protein Ctc, translating into MAENKVLKAQARDGVGKGAAREARRQGLVPAVIYGDKKPPVTVSVAYKDALKFIYAGGFKSHVLDLDVDGTVHKVIPRDYQLDVVMDQPIHIDFLRVSKGAKINVQVPVHFENEEQSPGLKRGGTLNIVHHTLDLTVSADNIPEFVSVDLTGLDIGDTVHISNIKLPKGTADHSHEDDVTIATIVAPSALKSSGGDEAADDEGEGEATAE
- the pgeF gene encoding peptidoglycan editing factor PgeF, which codes for MIPFETAPSLAAQTSIRHGFFGRAGGRSQVDFAGLNVSTSVGDDPETVENNRLLVSGALNVGPLAILRQTHSTRVATIVEPIEPGSIDADALVSATPGLALGILTADCTPILFFDPQAGVIGAAHAGWRGAVDGIIEETVSAMVTLGAHRDAIIAAFGPTIHAANYEVGDSFRRDFLTLHPDGAGHFHTPPEGAPHFDLPGFVAKQLRAAGVATVEQVGACTYAHPDRYFSHRYATHRQTRTGRQISVIGLT
- the ychF gene encoding redox-regulated ATPase YchF — its product is MGFKMGIVGLPNVGKSTLFNALTRTAAAQAANFPFCTIEPNVGEVSVPDPRLEKLASIGKSAQILPARMSFVDIAGLVKGASQGEGLGNQFLANIRETDAIAYVLRCFEDSNVIHVSNRVDPLADAEVVETELMLADLESLEKRRAGVEKKAKGNDKEAKLTLELIDRSLAVLRDGKSARFVQRDPEEEKAFTELQLLTSKPVLYVCNVDEGSAATGNALSEKVAEYAKANEAGMVIISAEIESQLAQLSDEEQAEYLGSLGLEQPGLNRLIRAAYDLLHLQTYFTVGPKETRAWTIHRGDKAPQAAGVIHTDFERGFIRAQTIGYDDFVTLGGEVPAKEAGKARDEGKDYVVKDGDVMLFKFNV
- a CDS encoding class I SAM-dependent methyltransferase; the protein is MSQTLTLEEQIELQIRTSGPMSVATYMGLCLTHPSKGYYRTGEPIGTAGDFITAPEISQMFGELIGFWLVNLWQQMSEPKAFTLLELGPGRGTLMADILRVACRAPGFRDALNLRLFETSPPLMAEQAARLEVYEPKWLQNFENFEGGPALVVANEFFDALPIRQFIRKPDGWHERQVGLVDGKRAFGLSPTPIPASAMPEAVADAEPDTLFEVSFGAAEVMRQLAKVISKQGGSILAIDYGYVRTQTGDTLQAVRRHAYADVLDAPGETDLSAHVDFGALSTVARSAGLATQPLVTQGQFLSRLGIGERASALSRSNPGSADDIRTALSRLTADDQMGTLFKVLCAHSPGLMPPGFVA
- a CDS encoding amino acid ABC transporter permease codes for the protein MPHWLSLMLDSLPSLLWACIQFTVPLTLLSFVLGLMVGFLAAVIRLFAPAPLAWVVRFYVWIIRGTPLLVQLFLIFYGLPSVGIVLDAFPAALIGFTLNVGAYTSEIIRAVLLAVPKGQWEAAYSIGMTWQQAMRRTVLPQATRIAVPPLSNTFISLVKDTSLAAAITVPELFRAGQRIVATTYEPLILYVEVALIYLVVSSVLSSLQGRLEKRLSRYGGTIEAAS
- the lgt gene encoding prolipoprotein diacylglyceryl transferase, with protein sequence MPFPNIDPIAFAIGPVAIRWYALAYLFGVLLGAAYGYLLLANQRLWHRGNPPFPAKDIWDFAFWAMLAIVIGGRAGYVLFYNLPFYLANPTQIINTLDGGMSYHGGMLGLMLAAILFTRSKGGNWLSSLDLIAAVATIGIFLGRIANFINSELYGAPTTAPWGVIFPTDPLQVARHPSQLYEAALEGIVLFLVIRVATHVFYALRKPGLVAGIFAIGYALSRIAVEFVRLPDEQLGYLYLGWVTMGQLLSLPILVGGLVLVVYAATRRDNPLRP
- a CDS encoding amino acid ABC transporter ATP-binding protein, which gives rise to MIELQNIQKYFGENHVLKGVSVTVPAGGVTALIGASGSGKSTLLRCTNMLEVPQSGTIQIGDAAVTLAAGRKPGRDEILRLRRKTGMVFQNFQLFPHLTAVENVMEGLVTVQGWPRERARARAMELLEKVGMTVKAEAWPASLSGGQQQRVAIARALATSPEVLLCDEPTSALDPQLAGEVVEVLAQLAREGTTMLMATHDLRLAASIASNVVFLANGEVVEAGEARQVFGSPSDERTRTFISSLTAQYQTAL
- a CDS encoding ribose-phosphate pyrophosphokinase; amino-acid sequence: MKLVTGNSNRPLAQAVASYLELPLTDCTVKRFADNEVYVEVHENVRGEDVFILQSTSYPANDNLMELLIITDALRRSSARRITAVLPYFGYARQDRKSASRTPISAKLVSNLITEAGANRVLTLDLHAAQIQGFFDIPTDNLTAAPVMVRDIRDNYEVSNVMIVSPDVGGVVRARNVASRIGASLAIVDKRRPRAGVSEVMNIIGDVEGQTCILIDDIVDSGGTLVNAAEALLNAGAKAVSAYITHGVLSQGASERVAASKLKELVVTDSIAETDATRAAGNIRRMSIAPLIGEAIARTASEQSVSSLLD
- a CDS encoding amino acid ABC transporter substrate-binding protein, with the translated sequence MKLTTLLLAAGMLSLAAPAFAQNALDDVKAAGVLRIGTEGTYAPFTFHDASGALVGFDVEIGRAIAEHIGVQPEFVEGPWDGLIAGIDANRYDVVINQVGINEERQAKYDFSEPYIASKAALIVKDDNTDITSFESLAGKKSAQSLTSNFGKLAESFGAELVGTEGFDQSIALVIQGRADATINDSLSFYDFKTQQPDAPVKVVATAEDADFSGVILAKGKPELLAAINEALEAIKADGTYAEISQKYFGEDVSP